In the Raineyella fluvialis genome, CGGCCCGTACGCTCCGGGCCCGGATCGGGCCCGTCGAACAGTTCTCCTTGCATGACCCCAACGCTAGGGCAGGCCACAGACATCAACCGATCACACGTACGACCGGGGCCGATCCTCAGGACCGGCAGCGTCCTCAACGCAGATCGGCCCGGCACAGGGCCGGGCCGTCAGGAGAACGGGTGGATCAGAGGGCGGTGCGGGAGGCCCCACGCCAGAAGGGCTCGGTGCCCTCGAGAACCCACTGCGGGGTGAAGGAGTCGGCGCCGGTGAGGGCGAGCAGGGCGGCTTCGTTGATGCGGGAGTCCTGGGACATGACGTCTTCCTCTGCGGTCGTTCGGGGTGGTGGCTGCAGATGACGCCGTCGTCGGTCCTGCCCTTCAACGGTAAATGAGCGCCTCGACAGGCCCAAAAAGGGGCAGACGCAACGGCGCCCCCGGCTACGTGATTCTCGGCACCCGGTCCATCCTGGCAGCGGGCTGCGATGGGGGACCGGGTCACACCGGAATCGGGCGAGGTCACACCCCGGCCGAGTCAGCCCCGGACGGCCCCGCGCGAGCGCGGCTGATCTCGTACAGCGCGATGCTGGTGGCCACGCCGGCGTTCAGCGACTCCACCTCGCTGCTGATCGGGATCGACGCGAGGACGTCGCAGTTCTCCCGGACGAGCCGCTGCAGGCCCTCGCCCTCGGAGCCGACCACCAGCAGCACCGGACCGTCGACGCCAGGGATTGCGGCGATGTCCGTCTCGCCCTCACCGGCCAGCCCGACCACCACGAAGCCTGCCTTCGCGTAGTCCTGGAGGACGCGGTTGAGGTTCGTCGCGCGGGCCACCGGGATCCGCGCCGCGGCGCCGGCCGACGTCTTCCACGCCGCTGCCGTCATGCCGGCCGAGCGCCGCTCCGGGATGACCACGCCCTGCGCGCCGAAGGCCGCCGCGGAGCGGATGATCGCGCCCAGGTTGCGAGGATCGGTGACCTGGTCCAGCGCGACCACCAGGGGAGTCCCGGGCGCCTGCAGGGCATCGGCCATCAGGTCGGCCGGGAAGGCGTACTCGTACTCCGGCAGCTTGATCGCGAGCCCCTGATGGGTCGCACCGGCGGTGAACCGGTCCAGCTCCTGCTTGGTCGTCGCCAGCATCGGGATCGACTTCTCGGCGCAGATCTTGAAGACCTCGCGCACCCGGTCGTCCCGGTCGATGCCTTCGGCGACGTAGACGGACACCACGGGGATCCCGGCCCGCAGGGCCTCGACCACGGGGTTGCGCCCGGCCACCCACTCCGCACCCCCGCCGCGAGGGGCGGACTGCTGCGTACGCTTCGGCCGCGAGGCCTCACGCGACTCCGCGAGTTGCTTGGCCTTGTACGCCTTGTGGTAGACGCGGTCCTCGGCCCGGGGGGTGGGGCCCTTGCCCTCGAGCCCCTTGCGGGCCCGGCCGCCCGAACCGGCGGTGTTGCTCTTGCCCTTGTGCCGTACGGCGCCTCGGCGCTGCGAATTGCCTGCCATCAGTGCTCCACGCTCCACTTCGGGCCCTGGGGGGTGTCCTCGACACGGACGCCCAGCGCGCCCAGCGAGTCGCGGATGGCGTCTGCCGCCGCGTAGTCCTTGCGCGCCCGGGCCTCCTGGCGCTGGTCGAGCAGGGCCTTGACGAGGCCGTCCACCACGGGTTCGAGCGAGGCTCCGGGCCCGGTGGCGCCCGCCCAGATCGGATCCAGCGGATCGAGGCCCAGGACGCCGAGCATTGCCCGGACGGCGGCGTACGCCTCGCGCACGGCCGACGCGTCACCGGCATCGAGGGCCTGGTTGCCGGCCTTCACCTCGGTGTAGATGGTCGCCACGGCCGCGGGAGTTCCCAGGTCGTCGTCCATGGCCGCGGCGAACGCTGCGGGCAGGACAGCGGCGGGTTCGGTGTCGCCGACCAGGTCGTGTGCCCGGTCGAGGAAGGAGTCGATCCGCGCCAGCGAGGCGGTGGCCTCGGCGAGCGACGTGTCCGAGTACTCGATGGCGGACCGGTAGTGCGGCGCCACCAGGTAGAAACGCACCGCGCGCGGCGGGTACTGCGTGGTCACTTCCGTGACCAGCGCGCCGTTGCCGAGAGACTTGGACATCTTCTCGCCGGCGGCGGTCACCCAGGCGTTGTGCATCCAGTAACGGGCGAACGGCCTGCCGGCCGCGGTCGACTGGGCCAACTCGTTCTCGTGGTGCGGGAAGCGCAGGTCGAGGCCGCCGCCATGGATGTCGAACTCGGCGCCGAGGTACTTGCCGGACATCGCCGAGCATTCCAGGTGCCAGCCGGGGCGCCCGCGTCCCCACGGGGTGTTCCACGAGGCGCTCTCCGGCTCGTCGGAGTCCGTGCGGCCCTTCCAGAGGGCGAAGTCGTGCGGGTCGTGCTTGCCGCGTGGATCGGAGTCCTCGGCCGGAGCCATGTCGGCGACCCGTTGGCCGGAGAGCCGCCCGTAGTCGGGCCAGGACCGGACGTCGAAGTAGACGTCGCCCGACCCGTCCTCCGCCACGTACGCGTGACCGCGGGCGATCAACTGCTCGACCAGTTCGATCATCTCCGGGATGTGGCCGGTCGCCCGCGGTTCGTACGTGGGGGCGAGGCAGCCGAGGGCCTGGTAGGCCTTGTGCAGCTCGAGCTCGAAGTGATAGGCCAGCGCGTACCACTCGACACCCTGCTCGGCGGACTTGCGCAGGATCTTGTCGTCGATGTCGGTGACGTTCGCGACGATCTTCACCTCGTAGCCGGAGGCGGACAGCCAGCGACGCAGGACGTCGAAGACGACCTCCTTGCGGATGTGACCCAGGTGCGGGGCCGACTGCACCGTCAGCCCACAGTGGTAGATCGAGACCTGGCCGGGCACGGCGGGCACGAACTCCCGGGTGCGGTGGGTCATCGAGTCATAGAGCTGGAAGGTCACGGGCCCCAGCCTACCGAGGATCACCCGGTGGTGCGGCGGGCGGCCTTGGCCCGGATGGCGGACATGTCAAGATAACCGCCCATCGGTGTCTTCCCGGAGCCCTCGTCGACGACCTCCCAGGGGTCCTCCGGCATCCGGTCGTCGTCGATGTCGTCGGCGCTGACCGCGGCCATCACCTCGCGGGGCTGGTCGGTGCCGGTGGGGGCGACCGAGAGCTCCTCGTCGGGGAGGTGGCTGAGGATGTCGCGTACGTAGCCCTGGGTGGCCTCGAGCAGCGGGATCTCGTGTCCGGCGGACTCGCTGCGGTACCAGCGGTAGTCCAGCATCTCGTGGTAGATCTGTGCGGGCTCCAGCTTGGAGGCGTACTCGCCGGGGACCATGTGGAGCACCGGCTCGAAGCACTCCGTCAGCCACTGGTGCGCGACGACGGACTCGTCGAGGTTCTGCTGGCCGGTGCGGGCCCGGTAGGAGTCGAGGTCGTTGAGCAGGCGCCGGGCCTGGTTCTCCTCGGTGTCCAGACCGGTGAGGCGCATCAGGCGCCGGGCGTGGTGGCCGGCGTCCACGACCTTCGGCTGGATCCGGATGGTCGACCCGTCGATGTCGGTGGTGATGTCCAGTTCGGCCACGTCGAAGCCCAGGGCGTTGAGTCGGCGGACCCTGCCCTCGATCCGGTGCATCTCGCTGCCGTCGAACTCCTCGACGCCGGTCAGCTCGTGCCACAGCTCGCGGTAGCGGGTGACGATGGTCTCGACCAGCAACCGGGGATCGAGCGCCGAGTCGAGCATCCCGCCGGCCTCGAGGTCGAGGAACTCACCGAAGAGGTTGACCCGGGCCATCTCCAGGTCGTGTTCGCGCTGGCCGTCGGAGAGCCGTTCGTGGAGCTCGCCGGTCTCCGCGTCGACCAGGTGGGCGGCGAAGTCCGACGCGTCGCGGCGGAAGAGGGTGTTCGACAGGGACACGTCGCCCCAGAGGAAGCCGATCAGGTGCAGCCGCGCCAGCAGGACGACCATCGCGTCCAGGAGCCGGGTGACGGTGTCGGAGCGGACGCCCTTGGAGAAGAGCGTGCGGTACGGCAGGGAGAACTGCAGGTGCTTGGTGATCAGGATCGGGTCGAGCGGCTCACCGGTCCGGGTGAAGCGACGCGTGACCACACCGACGGGCTCCACCGCCGGGGTCCCGAGCCGCATCAGGTCGTGCAGCAGCCGGTACTCGTGCATCGCGAGATGCTCGACGACCTCCTTGGCCGCGTACACCTCGTCGCCGACGCGGATGAACCGGACGACGTGGCGCGAGATCCCTCGTGGGAGCGCGACGAGGTGCTCCGCGGGCCATTCGGCGAGCGGAGTCCCCCAGGGCAGCGGGAGCAACCGGGCGTCCGGATGCGCGGAGAGGAACCGAGGCACGATCCCCAGTCTGACAGGGAATTCAAGCGGAGGGTGGCGCCGTTCAGGAGATGCGCAGGCCGGTGGCGTTGTCGAACACGTGGACGTCGCCGGGATCGACCATCAGCCGCACCCGGTCCTGACGCTTGGGCGTGTGCCGGGTCGAGATCCGGGCCACCAGTTGGTCGGCCTCCTGACGGCTGCTGAGGGTCGCCGCGGTGGGGTCGCCGTAGAGGTACGCGTCGGCACCCAGTTCCTCGACCACCTGCACGGTGATCTCGATGCCGCGCTCGTCGGCTGACAGGGTGAGGGACTCGGGCCGGATGCCGAGGGTGACCCCGGCGGTCTGGTCGGCCCGGTCGAGCACCTGGCGCGGGATCGGCGCGACCCAGTCGCCGAGACGTACGCCGCCGTCGACGATCGGGCCCTCGAGCAGGTTCATCGAGGGCGACCCGATGAACGAGGCGACGAAGAGGTTACGCGGGGTGTCGTAGAGGGCGATCGGGCTGTCGACCTGCTGCAGCACACCCGCGTCGAGGACTGCGACCCGGTCGCCGAGGGTCATCGCCTCGATCTGGTCATGGGTGACGTAGACGGTGGTGATCCCGAGCCGGGTCTGCAGGGAGGCGATCTGGGTGCGGGTGGTCACTCGCAGCTTCGCGTCCAGGTTGGACAGCGGCTCGTCCATCAGGAAGACCTGCGGCTTGCGGACGATGGCGCGCCCCATCGCCACCCGCTGGCGCTGGCCACCGGAGAGCGCCTTCGGCTTGCGGTGCAGGAAGTCCTCCAGGCCGAGCAGCTTCGCCGCCTCGAGCACCCGCGCGGCACGCTCCTCGTTGGGGACGTTCTGCATCTTGAGGGCGAAGCCCATGTTGTCCGCCACGGTCATGTGGGGATAGAGCGCGTAGTTCTGGAAGACCATCGCGATGTCGCGATCCTTCGCGGGCAGGTCGGTCACGGGCTGGTCGCCGATCCACACCGACCCGGAGGTGACCTCCTCCAGCCCCGCCAGCATCCGCAGCGTCGTCGACTTGCCGGATCCCGAGGGACCGACCAACACCATGAACTCGCCGTCCGCGATGTCGAGCGAGAGCTTGTCGACGGCCGGATGGTCGGCGCCGGGGTAGATGCGGGTCGCTTCCCTGAAGGACACGGTGGCCATACTCGAGGTTCTCCTATCCACGGGCAGGAACGTGCCCGACGATCCGACTGGAAGACTTACCGACGACTGGAATCTGTACACCAGTATGACCGTCGTGGTGCCGTCATTCGACACCGGATGCCCGGATTTGCCGACGGATACTGATTTGCACGCTAACATAGCCCGCTTTCACCCTGAAGGTGCAGGAGGGGGCCCACCCCGCAAGCCTGCCTCAGGTCAGGACCACGGGGGCCGTACGTTCCTCGGAAGACAACTCGTCGATGTCCGCCCGCACCCGGTAGCCGGTCAGCCGCAACCCGGCGCCGTAGCTGGACAGGAAGGCGGTGTCGGCCGCGTCACGGCCGGTGGCGATCCGGACCATCGCCCGGCGCGGCGCCAGGTGGGTGGGGTCCAGGACCTGCCACTGCCCGTCGACGTACGCCTCGGCGACGGCGTGGAACTCCATCGGCCGCAGCCCCGGCGCCCAGACCGCCACGAAACGCGCAGGCGTGTTGCGGGCGCGCAGCATGCTGATCGCCAGGTGGGCGTGGTCCCGACAGACCCCCTGGCGGGATTCGAGGACGTCCAACGTCGAGTGCGAGGGCCCCGTCGACCCCGGGACGTACGCGAGGTGGTCGTGCACCCACTCGGTGACCGCCTCGGTGAGGACGGCGCCGGTGAGACCACCGAACCGCTCCCGGGCGAGCTGACCAAGCCGGTCGCTCTCGCAGTAGCGGCTGGGGCGCAGGTAGATGGGCAGGTCGACCGGGTCGTCGAGGGGCGGCGGGGCCTCGCCGTCGAGGACGGCATCGTAGGCGAGCTCGAAGTGCGCCGGCCGAGCACCCGGCTCCAGCGCGAAGCGGTGCAGGCGGGTGCCGTGCGGGCCGACCAGTTGGGAGACGTCGGCCGGTTCCCCGTCCAGGGTCACACTCAGCGATTCCTGGCTGGGGGCGTACGTAGCGGCGGCGGCCACGATCGCGTACACGGTCTGGGGCCCGGCCAGTTCGCCGGACAGGGTGGTGTGGAGGGTGCGCCGCATGCCGGCTGTTCTACCCGTGCCGGTGGCCGATTGTCGACCCGGCGCAAGGTGGGGCGCGCCGCGTATCATCCGAGCAGCCTTCCGAAGGAGTGCCCCCATGAGCGACCAGGCTCCGAGCGACCCCGCTCCCGAGTCCGACGCCGCCGCGGAGCGTCCCTGGTGGGACGACCCGTCGCTGCCCTGGGCACACGAACCGACCCGGCGTGACCTGACCTGCTGGACCGGGATCGGACTGGTCGGCATCTACTCACTGCTGATGCTGCCGCTGCGGCCGGTCCTGCTCGGCTACTCCCCGTACGTGCTCGCCGCGGTCTCCGGGTCGCGGACCGCGGTGGTGATGATCGGGGCGCTCGCGGCCACCGGGGACCAGTGGTGGTGGCTCGGCTGGCTGATGGCCACCGTGAGTGTGGTGAAGTTCGACTGGGTCTACTTCTGGGCCGGCAAGCTCTGGGGCCGTGGGCTGCTCGAGGTGATGACGGGGACCTCGGAGCGGGCGCGACGCCGCAACGAACGGGCCGAACGGTTCGCGCTGCGCTGGTCGGTGCCCGCGGTCCTCGCCACGTACCTGCCGATCCCGCTGCCGGGCGCCGTCATCTACGCGACGGTGGGGGCGGCCGGGATGTCGTGGCGTCGCTTCCTCGTCGTCGACGTGATCGGTGCCGGCGTGCTGCAGGCCCTCTACCTCTACCTCGGCTACCGGATCGGTGAGCCCGCGGTCCGGTTCGTGCAGGAGTACGCGAAGTACAGCATCTGGCTGTCGCTGGTGCTGCTGGCCGTGGTGATCGGCGGCATGCTTCTGGGTGACCGCCGGCGCAGGCGGGCCTGAGCAAGGGGGCCCGGTCAGCCGCGGAGCTCGAGCAGGGCCGCCTCGAAGATCCCGAAGGTGGGCTCGTCGTGCAGCACGAACGTCGCCTCGGCGACCTGCGTGGGGGTGGTGGAGACCGTGGTGATCGCCACCCGGGCCGCCTCGAGCACCGGCCACCCGTACGCACCCGCCGAGACCGCCGGGAAGGCGATGGTCGTCACCGCGAGCTCGTCGGCCACCCGCAGGCATTCCCGATAGGACGACATCAGCAGGTGCGTGCGGTCCTCGATCGGTGACCAGATCGGACCCACCGTGTGGATCACCCACTGCGCGCTGAGCCGCCCGGCCGTGGTGGCCACGGCCTGACCGGCGGGCAGTCCGTTCGGCAATGTCGTGGCCCGCAGCCGGCGGCAGGCCTCCTGTAGTTCCCGGCCGGCGGCCCGGTGGATGGCCCCGTCGACCCCGCCGCCGCCGAGCAGGCTCGAGTTGGCGGCGTTGACGATCGCGTCGGTGCGTTGGTGGGTGATGTCGCCGATGGTGAGGGTGACGGCTGCGTGGTTGCTCATCGCGGCGGCTCCTGGCCGGGCTCCCAGAAGTTCGTCTGGTAGTTGAGCACCTCGCCCGGCTCGAACAGGTCGTCCACCCCGTCGGCGGCGTCGACCTCGCGGCGGGAGGGGGAGACCGTCCGGCTCGAGACGGCATTGACCTCCAGGAGCGGCCGCAGGCCAGGGGTGGTGGTGAGCTGGCCGAGCCCCATGTAGTTCAGGATCGCCATCGCGTAGCCGAGGTCACCCGGCGGGACCGGGGTAGCGCCGGCGATGCTGGCGAACTGCTGGGCGGTCTCCTCGACCGCCGACTGGTCGACCAACTCGAAGTCGTGCCGGGTCATCACGGAGATCACCTCACCGCGGGTCACCGACGTCGAGGACGCCTCCGGCTCCGGCGGGCCGGCAGCTCCGGGTCCCCCGGAGGAGGGCCCGCCCGCGGCGGACGGCCCGTCGGAGCCGTCGGGAAGGAACTCGAACCCTCGCCCGCAGTAGGCGGTCTGGGCATCCTGGAAGTCCAGCAGGGCGCCCTCCAGGCGGATGTTCGCGTCCTCGAGGTCCCGGGGATCCGAGCTCGGTTGCAGAGCGGCCAGACGCTCGAGATGGATCAGGACCTGCTCGGCGAACTGCCGCCCGCTGCGGACGAGTTCCTGGTAGGCGGTGGGGGACCACTCGGCGCCGGCGGAGGGGGACGTGGGGACCATGGTCTCTACGGTATAGCGGCGCCCCCGCGTCCGGGAGGCGCGCCCGCGGATGGAGCTCCCACAGGGAGTCGAACCCTGGTCTGCTCTTTACAAGAGAGCTGTTCTGGCCGTTGAACTACGGGAGCGCAGGGCTTCATTGTGCCGTGGTGGGCCGAGGATGTCGAAAACGTGGAGCATCCGCCGGGCCTCTAGCATGGGGCCATGACCGACGAGCGGGACCGGCGGCTGCTCGACTTCGAGGCGGCGTGGTGGAAGTACGCGGCGAGCAAGGACGAGGGCATCCGCGAGCAGTTCGGCCTGTCCTCGACCCGCTACTACCAGGCCCTCAACGCTCTGCTCGACGACCCGGAGGCCCTCGCGTACGCTCCGGGGCTGATCCGGCGGCTGCGCCGCGAGCGGGAGCGCCGTCAGCGGGAACGGTCCGCGCGGCGCCTGACCGGGCGCCCGGATCCCGCCGCGCGGTAGCCGCCGTCGGCCAGTCCGGCCCGCACCTCGAAGACGTTGGCGGACGCCTGGTCCCCGGTCCGCAGCCACGACCACGCCATCGCGAGCAGGTACGCCGGCAGCATCGGCAGGCCCAGCCAGGCGGCCCACTGGGTGGCGTGCCGTTCCTCGTGAGTGAGCAACCGGGGCAGGCGGACGCCCAACACCTCGAGGTCGCCGGGCGTGATGACGACCGAGCCGACGGTGAAGGCGCCGGCGATCGGGAAGCTCAGCCGGTACCCCTCGGCCAGCAGCAGGCCCCGCGGGCCGCGGCGGAGCCGGCTCCGGCCGAGGGCGGCGATGAGCAGACCCAGCGGCGTGGACAGGTTGATCCAGTTGGCCGTCGTGCGCAGGCGAGCGTCCATGCGGCCAGTCTGACACCAGAAGTGTTTGCACTCCCTTGGGGTGAGTGCTAACAATTGCTTTGGCACTCGCCGCTGGTGAGTGCTACGTACGTGGGACTGGTGAGGCCCGGCCGGGCCGTCCGTCGCGGGCATCGGTCACATGCGCACCCAGACACTACTGACAAAGCAACGGGGCCGCGCGCCTCGATTTGCGGGAGGACTCCCGGGACATGGCAAAGCTGATTGAATTCAACGTCGAGGCCCGTCGCGGCCTCGAGCGTGGCATGAACACCCTGGCCGACGCAGTCAAGGTCACCCTCGGCCCCAAGGGCCGCAACGTCGTGCTGGAGAAGAAGTGGGGCGCCCCCACCATCACCAACGACGGTGTGTCCATCGCCAAGGAGATCGAGCTCGAGGACCCGTACGAGAAGATCGGTGCCGAGCTGGTCAAGGAGGTCGCCAAGAAGACCGACGACGTCGCCGGTGACGGCACCACCACGGCCACCGTGCTGGCCCAGGCGATCGTCCGCGAGGGCCTGAAGAACGTGACCGCCGGTGCCAACCCGATGAGCCTGAAGAAGGGCATCGAGAAGGCCGTCGCCGCGATCAACGAGCAGCTGCTGGCGATGGCCACCGATGTGGAGACCAAGGAGCAGATCGCTGCGACCGCCTCCATCTCGGCCGCCGACACCCAGGTCGGCGAGATCATCGCCGAGGCCATGGACAAGGTCGGCAAGGAAGGCGTCATCACCGTCG is a window encoding:
- the rlmB gene encoding 23S rRNA (guanosine(2251)-2'-O)-methyltransferase RlmB, whose translation is MAGNSQRRGAVRHKGKSNTAGSGGRARKGLEGKGPTPRAEDRVYHKAYKAKQLAESREASRPKRTQQSAPRGGGAEWVAGRNPVVEALRAGIPVVSVYVAEGIDRDDRVREVFKICAEKSIPMLATTKQELDRFTAGATHQGLAIKLPEYEYAFPADLMADALQAPGTPLVVALDQVTDPRNLGAIIRSAAAFGAQGVVIPERRSAGMTAAAWKTSAGAAARIPVARATNLNRVLQDYAKAGFVVVGLAGEGETDIAAIPGVDGPVLLVVGSEGEGLQRLVRENCDVLASIPISSEVESLNAGVATSIALYEISRARAGPSGADSAGV
- the cysS gene encoding cysteine--tRNA ligase — its product is MTFQLYDSMTHRTREFVPAVPGQVSIYHCGLTVQSAPHLGHIRKEVVFDVLRRWLSASGYEVKIVANVTDIDDKILRKSAEQGVEWYALAYHFELELHKAYQALGCLAPTYEPRATGHIPEMIELVEQLIARGHAYVAEDGSGDVYFDVRSWPDYGRLSGQRVADMAPAEDSDPRGKHDPHDFALWKGRTDSDEPESASWNTPWGRGRPGWHLECSAMSGKYLGAEFDIHGGGLDLRFPHHENELAQSTAAGRPFARYWMHNAWVTAAGEKMSKSLGNGALVTEVTTQYPPRAVRFYLVAPHYRSAIEYSDTSLAEATASLARIDSFLDRAHDLVGDTEPAAVLPAAFAAAMDDDLGTPAAVATIYTEVKAGNQALDAGDASAVREAYAAVRAMLGVLGLDPLDPIWAGATGPGASLEPVVDGLVKALLDQRQEARARKDYAAADAIRDSLGALGVRVEDTPQGPKWSVEH
- a CDS encoding DUF4032 domain-containing protein, which encodes MPRFLSAHPDARLLPLPWGTPLAEWPAEHLVALPRGISRHVVRFIRVGDEVYAAKEVVEHLAMHEYRLLHDLMRLGTPAVEPVGVVTRRFTRTGEPLDPILITKHLQFSLPYRTLFSKGVRSDTVTRLLDAMVVLLARLHLIGFLWGDVSLSNTLFRRDASDFAAHLVDAETGELHERLSDGQREHDLEMARVNLFGEFLDLEAGGMLDSALDPRLLVETIVTRYRELWHELTGVEEFDGSEMHRIEGRVRRLNALGFDVAELDITTDIDGSTIRIQPKVVDAGHHARRLMRLTGLDTEENQARRLLNDLDSYRARTGQQNLDESVVAHQWLTECFEPVLHMVPGEYASKLEPAQIYHEMLDYRWYRSESAGHEIPLLEATQGYVRDILSHLPDEELSVAPTGTDQPREVMAAVSADDIDDDRMPEDPWEVVDEGSGKTPMGGYLDMSAIRAKAARRTTG
- a CDS encoding ABC transporter ATP-binding protein translates to MATVSFREATRIYPGADHPAVDKLSLDIADGEFMVLVGPSGSGKSTTLRMLAGLEEVTSGSVWIGDQPVTDLPAKDRDIAMVFQNYALYPHMTVADNMGFALKMQNVPNEERAARVLEAAKLLGLEDFLHRKPKALSGGQRQRVAMGRAIVRKPQVFLMDEPLSNLDAKLRVTTRTQIASLQTRLGITTVYVTHDQIEAMTLGDRVAVLDAGVLQQVDSPIALYDTPRNLFVASFIGSPSMNLLEGPIVDGGVRLGDWVAPIPRQVLDRADQTAGVTLGIRPESLTLSADERGIEITVQVVEELGADAYLYGDPTAATLSSRQEADQLVARISTRHTPKRQDRVRLMVDPGDVHVFDNATGLRIS
- a CDS encoding transglutaminase-like domain-containing protein, with the translated sequence MRRTLHTTLSGELAGPQTVYAIVAAAATYAPSQESLSVTLDGEPADVSQLVGPHGTRLHRFALEPGARPAHFELAYDAVLDGEAPPPLDDPVDLPIYLRPSRYCESDRLGQLARERFGGLTGAVLTEAVTEWVHDHLAYVPGSTGPSHSTLDVLESRQGVCRDHAHLAISMLRARNTPARFVAVWAPGLRPMEFHAVAEAYVDGQWQVLDPTHLAPRRAMVRIATGRDAADTAFLSSYGAGLRLTGYRVRADIDELSSEERTAPVVLT
- a CDS encoding DedA family protein; this translates as MSDQAPSDPAPESDAAAERPWWDDPSLPWAHEPTRRDLTCWTGIGLVGIYSLLMLPLRPVLLGYSPYVLAAVSGSRTAVVMIGALAATGDQWWWLGWLMATVSVVKFDWVYFWAGKLWGRGLLEVMTGTSERARRRNERAERFALRWSVPAVLATYLPIPLPGAVIYATVGAAGMSWRRFLVVDVIGAGVLQALYLYLGYRIGEPAVRFVQEYAKYSIWLSLVLLAVVIGGMLLGDRRRRRA
- a CDS encoding O-acetyl-ADP-ribose deacetylase, which encodes MSNHAAVTLTIGDITHQRTDAIVNAANSSLLGGGGVDGAIHRAAGRELQEACRRLRATTLPNGLPAGQAVATTAGRLSAQWVIHTVGPIWSPIEDRTHLLMSSYRECLRVADELAVTTIAFPAVSAGAYGWPVLEAARVAITTVSTTPTQVAEATFVLHDEPTFGIFEAALLELRG
- a CDS encoding DUF3263 domain-containing protein, translated to MTDERDRRLLDFEAAWWKYAASKDEGIREQFGLSSTRYYQALNALLDDPEALAYAPGLIRRLRRERERRQRERSARRLTGRPDPAAR